A section of the Pseudomonas fluorescens genome encodes:
- a CDS encoding 3-oxoacyl-ACP reductase produces the protein MSDSYLSFVNSTWGRRLAQAIGLPQPLPLQRHRSGQQGLANPVIIAGAGRLSDEVQRIFKATDTVAAQAATLKAPATVKVQGAVFDASAVVDLKQLDELYAFFHANARRLGQHARVVVLGTAPEHSQDLPQAIAQRALEGLVRSLAKELRRAITVQLIYVEPGAEQALESSLRFFLSRRSAYVSGQVVRLEKPVDARPSINWDKPFSGRRALVTGASRGIGLAIAQVLARDGAQVVCVDVPQALHSLEQAASSVGGQPWALDITATDAVQQLQAYVAEHGAFDVVVHNAGITRDKTIAKMTEAAWRNVLAVNLEAPLQLSDALLQGQGLNVGGRIVCVSSISGIAGNLGQSNYATSKAGVIGLVQGLAPVAAARQVTVNGVAPGFIETQMTAKIPLMIREAGRRMNSLSQGGQPVDVAETIAWLAHPASGGVNGQVVRVCGQSLLGA, from the coding sequence ATGAGCGACAGCTACCTTTCTTTTGTCAATTCCACCTGGGGCCGTCGCCTGGCCCAGGCCATCGGCTTGCCACAGCCCTTGCCCCTGCAACGCCACCGCAGCGGCCAGCAAGGCCTGGCCAACCCGGTGATCATCGCCGGGGCAGGGCGCCTGTCGGATGAGGTGCAGCGCATTTTCAAGGCCACCGATACCGTGGCGGCCCAGGCCGCCACGCTCAAGGCGCCGGCCACGGTCAAGGTCCAGGGCGCGGTATTCGATGCCAGCGCCGTGGTCGACCTCAAGCAACTGGACGAACTCTACGCATTCTTCCACGCCAATGCCCGGCGCCTGGGGCAGCACGCACGGGTGGTGGTACTGGGCACTGCGCCCGAACACAGCCAGGACTTGCCCCAGGCTATCGCCCAGCGCGCCCTTGAGGGGTTGGTACGCTCCCTGGCCAAGGAGCTGCGGCGCGCGATTACCGTGCAGTTGATCTATGTCGAGCCGGGTGCCGAGCAGGCCCTGGAGAGCAGCCTGCGGTTCTTTCTGTCGCGGCGTTCGGCCTATGTGTCGGGGCAGGTGGTGCGCCTGGAAAAACCGGTGGACGCCCGCCCCAGCATCAACTGGGACAAGCCTTTCAGTGGCCGCCGCGCCCTGGTCACCGGCGCCTCCCGTGGCATCGGCCTGGCCATTGCCCAGGTCCTGGCCCGTGACGGGGCGCAGGTGGTATGCGTGGATGTGCCGCAAGCGCTGCACTCCTTGGAGCAGGCGGCCAGCAGCGTCGGCGGCCAGCCCTGGGCGCTGGATATCACCGCCACCGATGCCGTGCAGCAGTTGCAGGCCTATGTCGCCGAGCATGGCGCGTTTGACGTGGTGGTGCATAACGCCGGGATCACCCGTGACAAGACCATCGCCAAGATGACCGAAGCGGCCTGGCGCAACGTGCTGGCGGTCAACCTCGAAGCCCCCTTGCAGCTGAGTGACGCCTTGCTGCAAGGGCAGGGGCTCAATGTGGGGGGACGGATTGTCTGTGTGTCATCGATCTCGGGGATCGCCGGCAACCTGGGACAAAGCAACTACGCCACCTCCAAGGCCGGGGTCATTGGCCTGGTGCAGGGCCTGGCACCGGTAGCGGCGGCGCGACAGGTCACGGTCAACGGCGTGGCGCCGGGGTTTATCGAGACCCAGATGACCGCGAAAATCCCGCTGATGATTCGCGAGGCGGGGCGACGCATGAATTCCCTGTCCCAGGGCGGGCAACCCGTCGACGTCGCCGAAACCATCGCCTGGCTGGCGCACCCGGCGTCGGGCGGGGTCAACGGCCAGGTGGTGCGCGTGTGCGGCCAAAGCCTGTTGGGAGCGTGA
- a CDS encoding MaoC family dehydratase → MDYVTQIIEPPPSRHRLLLDGLLALRKPRLEGAPALPRARLVRSAVALCADEMAAYGRACGFRREQGVPLSYPHVLAFPLHVMLLTRPSFPYPASGMVHLANRICQHRRLQEGQALRLEVFAERWVAHAKGQALSIVTHAYSAGELVWQSESLYLRRDVANPVGEPWGDSLGLPEEGLRRTQRWVLPADLGRRFAKVSGDFNPIHTSLIGARLFGFRRAIAHGMWTLGRALAAQQPAGGLDVAEAHCEFKLPIFLPGQAALWNAPADGPHRAFEVRSPDGDKPHMRGLFIWHPRFDESRP, encoded by the coding sequence ATGGACTACGTGACGCAGATTATCGAACCGCCACCGTCGCGCCATCGCCTGCTCTTGGACGGCCTGCTGGCATTGCGCAAACCCAGGCTGGAAGGCGCACCGGCCTTGCCCAGGGCGCGCCTGGTGCGCTCGGCGGTAGCGTTGTGCGCCGATGAGATGGCTGCCTATGGCCGGGCCTGTGGCTTTCGGCGTGAGCAAGGGGTGCCGTTGTCCTATCCCCATGTGCTGGCGTTCCCCTTGCACGTAATGCTGCTGACGCGTCCGAGCTTTCCGTACCCGGCCAGCGGCATGGTGCATCTGGCCAACCGCATTTGCCAGCATCGGCGCCTGCAAGAGGGCCAGGCCCTGCGCCTGGAAGTGTTTGCCGAGCGCTGGGTAGCCCATGCCAAGGGGCAGGCCTTGAGCATCGTCACCCATGCCTACAGCGCCGGCGAGTTGGTGTGGCAAAGCGAGAGCCTGTACCTGCGCCGGGATGTCGCCAACCCGGTGGGCGAGCCTTGGGGCGACAGCCTGGGATTGCCCGAAGAAGGCTTGCGGCGCACTCAACGCTGGGTGTTGCCGGCGGACTTGGGACGGCGCTTTGCCAAGGTATCGGGGGATTTCAATCCGATCCACACCTCGCTGATCGGTGCACGCCTGTTTGGCTTTCGCCGGGCCATCGCCCATGGCATGTGGACCCTGGGCCGCGCCCTGGCCGCCCAGCAACCCGCTGGCGGGCTGGACGTGGCCGAGGCCCATTGCGAGTTCAAGTTGCCGATCTTCCTGCCCGGCCAGGCCGCGCTGTGGAATGCTCCGGCAGACGGCCCGCACCGCGCGTTCGAGGTGCGCAGCCCGGACGGGGACAAACCCCATATGCGCGGTCTGTTTATCTGGCACCCACGTTTTGATGAGAGTCGTCCATGA
- a CDS encoding acetyl-CoA C-acetyltransferase — MSDYSFSPAPTRRVAIVGGNRIPFARSNTVYAHDSNQDLLVAALQGLVDRYNLHGLRLGEFAAGAVIKHSRDFNLARESLLSTTLSPETPAYDLQQACGTGLEAALLVANKIALGQIDAGIAGGADTTSDAPIGINESLRRTLLAANRAKGRGNKLRSLLQVRPSMLFKPLLPRNGEPRTGLSMGEHCEEMAKSWQIKRLAQDELTLSSHQRLDAAYKNGFFDDLISPYRGLARDNNLRADASLEKLASLSPAYDRHNGTLTAGNSTPLTDGASVVLLASEEWAAARGLPVLAYLRTGETAAVNFVDGSEGLLMAPAYAVPRMLAREGLSFADFDFFEIHEAFAAQVLCTLKAWEDGDYCRERLGLEAPLGPIERAKMNVNGGSLGCGHPFAATGGRQLAALAKAIHQRGGGRGLISICAAGGLGITAIVEK, encoded by the coding sequence ATGAGTGACTACAGTTTCAGCCCCGCCCCGACGCGTCGCGTGGCGATTGTCGGCGGCAACCGTATTCCGTTTGCCCGTTCCAATACGGTGTACGCCCACGACAGCAACCAGGATTTGCTGGTGGCTGCGCTGCAAGGCCTGGTGGACCGCTACAACCTGCACGGCCTGCGCCTGGGCGAGTTTGCCGCCGGCGCGGTGATCAAGCATTCGCGGGATTTCAACCTGGCCCGCGAATCGCTGTTGTCCACCACCCTGTCTCCCGAGACCCCGGCCTACGACCTGCAACAAGCCTGTGGCACGGGCCTTGAGGCGGCGTTGCTGGTGGCCAATAAAATTGCACTCGGCCAAATTGACGCCGGCATCGCCGGGGGGGCCGATACGACCTCCGATGCGCCCATCGGCATCAACGAATCCCTGCGCCGCACGCTGCTGGCGGCCAACCGCGCCAAGGGCCGCGGCAACAAACTGCGTAGCCTGTTGCAGGTGCGTCCGTCGATGCTGTTCAAGCCGCTGCTGCCACGCAATGGCGAGCCGCGTACCGGCTTGTCGATGGGCGAGCACTGCGAAGAAATGGCCAAGAGTTGGCAGATCAAGCGCCTGGCCCAGGACGAGTTGACCCTCAGCAGTCACCAGCGTCTCGACGCGGCTTATAAAAACGGTTTTTTCGATGACCTCATCAGCCCTTATCGCGGCCTGGCCCGCGACAACAACCTGCGCGCCGACGCCAGCCTGGAGAAGCTCGCGAGCCTGTCCCCGGCCTACGATCGGCACAACGGCACCCTCACGGCGGGCAACTCCACGCCATTGACCGACGGCGCCTCGGTGGTGCTGCTGGCCAGTGAAGAATGGGCCGCTGCGCGCGGCCTGCCGGTATTGGCGTACCTGCGCACCGGCGAGACCGCCGCGGTGAACTTCGTCGACGGCAGCGAAGGCCTGCTGATGGCCCCGGCCTATGCCGTGCCACGCATGCTGGCGCGCGAAGGCCTGAGCTTTGCCGATTTCGATTTCTTCGAGATCCACGAAGCCTTCGCAGCCCAGGTGCTGTGCACCCTCAAGGCCTGGGAAGACGGCGATTACTGCCGCGAGCGCCTGGGGCTGGAAGCGCCACTGGGGCCAATCGAGCGCGCCAAAATGAACGTCAACGGCGGCTCGCTCGGTTGCGGTCATCCCTTTGCCGCCACCGGCGGCCGCCAGTTGGCGGCGCTGGCCAAGGCCATCCACCAGCGGGGTGGTGGGCGTGGCTTGATTTCCATCTGTGCCGCCGGCGGCCTGGGCATTACCGCCATCGTTGAGAAGTAG